A stretch of the Psychroserpens sp. Hel_I_66 genome encodes the following:
- a CDS encoding SAM-dependent methyltransferase encodes MTNNFGKLYLIPTRLGDNPPLEVLPISVKKIIESVDDYIVENEKTARRFIKKIDSRKQQSSINFKILNKYTQPEETQNFLDDCKAGKSMGLLSEAGCPGIADPGADIVKLAHQNNIQVVPLVGPSSIVLALMSSGMNGQSFAFNGYIPIDKAERKSTLKRLERISHEQNQTQLFIETPYRNNKILEDICSTLHQNTRVCIACDITLPTEYIKTMTVGEWKNANVDLHKRPAIFVIHKD; translated from the coding sequence ATGACAAATAACTTCGGAAAATTATATCTCATCCCTACAAGACTTGGTGACAACCCTCCTTTAGAGGTCCTGCCAATTTCAGTAAAAAAAATAATTGAGTCAGTAGACGATTATATTGTAGAAAATGAAAAGACAGCAAGACGTTTTATAAAAAAAATAGATTCTCGCAAACAACAATCCAGTATTAATTTCAAGATCCTTAACAAGTACACCCAACCTGAAGAGACTCAAAACTTTCTAGACGACTGCAAAGCGGGAAAATCGATGGGTTTACTTTCTGAAGCTGGATGTCCCGGTATTGCAGATCCTGGAGCAGATATTGTTAAATTGGCTCACCAAAATAATATTCAAGTGGTACCATTAGTTGGTCCTTCTTCAATTGTATTAGCATTGATGAGTTCTGGCATGAATGGTCAATCGTTCGCATTTAATGGTTACATTCCAATCGATAAAGCTGAACGAAAATCAACGCTTAAAAGATTAGAGCGCATATCGCACGAACAAAACCAAACACAACTATTTATAGAAACACCGTATAGGAATAACAAAATTCTTGAGGATATATGCTCCACGCTTCATCAAAACACTAGAGTATGCATAGCATGCGATATTACTTTACCAACAGAATACATAAAAACGATGACCGTTGGAGAATGGAAAAATGCAAATGTCGATTTACACAAAAGACCTGCTATTTTTGTGATACATAAAGATTAA